A single region of the Portunus trituberculatus isolate SZX2019 chromosome 29, ASM1759143v1, whole genome shotgun sequence genome encodes:
- the LOC123510401 gene encoding uncharacterized protein LOC123510401 isoform X1 → MLLSLCVIGALAASASGGPEEVEVAYPLVGITEGTPSSYIRLTGVAEDEEEDEDGRLDEDGEDIEEEPYFDASMSPTYTAYLGKTATLTCIVHAAKSDKSVSWIKDLRILTVGRYTYTTDLRFEAIHQPSSTEWTLRVKQVELRDQGNYECQITTKPIRTFTVFLKVVEPTVEVLGAPDIYVNRASMINLTCVVYHAPYPPEAITWYHGNETISYTSPRGGVSVVEERGETTTSFLLLQNARASDTGTFTCQPDGMEPAIANLHVLDAVCACRGCPPSLWWLPSSSPVVWCCEVPRRAQAPRRHHRGTLAAPLLPRASHPGARTRKWFVNHKFHGQKDFLTAVSEGKCGAAATRHFTVDGSS, encoded by the exons ATGCTTCTCTCACTGTGTGTAATAG GAGCCCTAGCGGCGAGTGCCAGCGGCGGGCCAGAGGAAGTGGAAGTTGCCTATCCTCTGGTGGGGATTACTGAAGGGACGCCAAGCTCCTACATCAGACTTACGGGCGTGgcggaagacgaagaggaggacgaggacggcCGATTGGACGAGGACGGCGAAGACATCGAGGAGGAGCCTTATTTCGATGCCTCCATGTCCCCCACCTATACCGCCTACCTGGGCAAGACGGCGACGCTCACCTGTATTGTTCACGCCGCCAAGAGTGACAAATCG GTGTCATGGATCAAAGACCTGCGGATCCTGACCGTGGGCCGCTATACCTACACGACGGACCTCCGCTTCGAGGCGATCCACCAGCCATCCAGCACTGAGTGGACGCTGCGAGTGAAGCAAGTTGAGCTGCGGGACCAAGGGAATTACGAGTGCCAGATCACTACCAAGCCCATCAGGACCTTCACCGTTTTCCTCAAGGTCGTAG AACCGACGGTCGAGGTTCTTGGAGCACCTGACATCTACGTGAACCGAGCCAGCATGATCAACCTCACCTGTGTTGTATACCACGCCCCCTACCCGCCCGAGGCTATCACCTGGTACCACGGCAACGAG ACCATCAGCTACACGTCACCGCGAGGCGGGGTCAGTGTGGTGGAGGAGCGCGGCGAGACCACCACCAGCTTCCTCCTGCTGCAGAACGCCCGAGCCTCAGACACCGGCACCTTCACTTGCCAGCCTGATGGAATGGAGCCGGCGATCGCTAACCTCCACGTTCTCGATG CTGTGTGTGCGTGCCGAGGCTGTCCACCATCATTGTGGTGGCTGCCTTCATCGTCAcctgttgtgtggtgttgtgaagtCCCAAGGAGGGCACAGGCACCCAGGAGGCACCACAGGGGCACCCTCGCGGCGCCCCTGCTTCCTCGTGCAAGCCATCCAGGCGCCCGGACAAGGAAGTGGTTCGTGAATCACAAGTTTCATGGCCAAAAAGACTTTCTCACCGCTGTTTCTGAAGGCAAATGTGGCGCCGCCGCCACGAGACACTTTACAGTGGACGGCTCATCCTGA
- the LOC123510401 gene encoding zwei Ig domain protein zig-8-like isoform X2 produces the protein MLLSLCVIGALAASASGGPEEVEVAYPLVGITEGTPSSYIRLTGVAEDEEEDEDGRLDEDGEDIEEEPYFDASMSPTYTAYLGKTATLTCIVHAAKSDKSVSWIKDLRILTVGRYTYTTDLRFEAIHQPSSTEWTLRVKQVELRDQGNYECQITTKPIRTFTVFLKVVEPTVEVLGAPDIYVNRASMINLTCVVYHAPYPPEAITWYHGNETISYTSPRGGVSVVEERGETTTSFLLLQNARASDTGTFTCQPDGMEPAIANLHVLDGEHRAAMQHNSSCVCVPRLSTIIVVAAFIVTCCVVL, from the exons ATGCTTCTCTCACTGTGTGTAATAG GAGCCCTAGCGGCGAGTGCCAGCGGCGGGCCAGAGGAAGTGGAAGTTGCCTATCCTCTGGTGGGGATTACTGAAGGGACGCCAAGCTCCTACATCAGACTTACGGGCGTGgcggaagacgaagaggaggacgaggacggcCGATTGGACGAGGACGGCGAAGACATCGAGGAGGAGCCTTATTTCGATGCCTCCATGTCCCCCACCTATACCGCCTACCTGGGCAAGACGGCGACGCTCACCTGTATTGTTCACGCCGCCAAGAGTGACAAATCG GTGTCATGGATCAAAGACCTGCGGATCCTGACCGTGGGCCGCTATACCTACACGACGGACCTCCGCTTCGAGGCGATCCACCAGCCATCCAGCACTGAGTGGACGCTGCGAGTGAAGCAAGTTGAGCTGCGGGACCAAGGGAATTACGAGTGCCAGATCACTACCAAGCCCATCAGGACCTTCACCGTTTTCCTCAAGGTCGTAG AACCGACGGTCGAGGTTCTTGGAGCACCTGACATCTACGTGAACCGAGCCAGCATGATCAACCTCACCTGTGTTGTATACCACGCCCCCTACCCGCCCGAGGCTATCACCTGGTACCACGGCAACGAG ACCATCAGCTACACGTCACCGCGAGGCGGGGTCAGTGTGGTGGAGGAGCGCGGCGAGACCACCACCAGCTTCCTCCTGCTGCAGAACGCCCGAGCCTCAGACACCGGCACCTTCACTTGCCAGCCTGATGGAATGGAGCCGGCGATCGCTAACCTCCACGTTCTCGATG gggaACATCGGGCGGCCATGCAACACAACTCCAGCTGTGTGTGCGTGCCGAGGCTGTCCACCATCATTGTGGTGGCTGCCTTCATCGTCAcctgttgtgtggtgttgtga